In the genome of Streptomyces sp. Tu 3180, the window CACGACGCTGCGCCGGCACTTCAACCGCACGGTCGGCGTGCCCCCGGACACCTACCGCCGCGCGTTCCGTTCGAGGAACCGCCCCGGCCCCGGCGACGAGCGGCACACCGCCCCTGAGCCGGCCGCGGGGCGCACCACGACCGGCGCCGCCGCCCGGACGTGACAGGGGCCCACCGGCACCGGTGGGCCCCTGTCACACGGGTGCGCGGGCGTCAGATCTTGCCGAAGCCGTAGCCCAGGAGCTTCTTCGCGTCCGTCTCGCGCTGGGTGGCCGAGGACGACGCCAGGACCGTGCCGATGACCGTCTTGCCGTTGCGCGTCGCGGCGAAGACCAGGCAGTACTTGGCCTCCGGACCCGAGCCGGTCTTCACGCCGATCGTGCCGCTGTAGTTGCTGAGCAGCGTGTTCGTGTTGTTCCACGGCGCCATCGTGCGGGTGCTGCCCGTCTTCGTGATCGTCTTCGCCGTGTACTTCTTCGTCTTGACGATCGTGCGGAACGTGGAGTTCTTCATCGCGCTGCTGGCGATCTTCGTCAGGTCGCGCGGCGTGGAGTAGTTGCTGCCGTTCCCGATGCCGTCGAACGAGTCGAAGTGGGTGTTCTTCAGCCCCATCTTCTGCGCCTCCGCGTTCATCTTGCCGATGAACGACTTCACGCGGGCCGCCCGCGTCGTGCCCGTGCCGAACTTGTCGGCGAGCGCGTACGCCGCGTCGCAGCCGGACGGCAGCATCAGCCCGTACAGCAGCTGGCGCACGGTGACCTTGTCGCCGACGATCAGGCGCGCCGACGAGGCGTTGTTCCTGACGATGTAGTCGCTGTACGCCATCTGGATCGTGACCTTGGCGTCCAGGTTCAGGTTCTTCTGCGCGAGCACGACCTTCGCGGTCATGATCTTCGTCGTCGAGCCGGTCGAACGGCGCGTGTCCGCCGCCTTGGTGTACAGCGACGTGCCGTTCGCGTTGTTCATCACGTAGCCGCCCTTGGCGACGATCGTGGGCGCGGCGGCGGCCTGTGCGGGAGCGGCGTAGAGGGCGCCGGAGGCGAGCACGGCACCGGTGGTCATGGCGGCGCCGACGGCTCTGCGGAGGCGGACGCCCTGAATGTCGATCTTCAAGTCTGTTACCCCGATTACCTTGGATGGCCGTGCGGACCGGCCGAGTTGAGGTGCGACCGCGCACAAAGGGCCGCACCAGTCCGACTCGTGTGCGGCACGGATGGTTGTAAGGGTGACGGGGTGATTTCTCCGGCACTTTCCGGTCCGCATCCTGGACGCATGCTTCCATGCGTACGTGTTGTATCTATCCTGTCGGCATGACCGTGGCCTCCGTGAAGCAACCGCCCGCCGCCGACCGCGTCTACACCCACGTCAAGCAGAGCGTCCTGGACCGCCGTTACGAGGGCGGGACGCTGCTCACCGAGGGAGAGCTGGCCGAGGCCGTCGGGGTCTCGCGCACCCCCGTGCGTGAGGCGCTGCTGCGGCTGGAGGCCGAGGGGCTGATCAAGCTCTACCCGAAGAAGGGCGCCCTCGTCCTGCCGGTCTCCGCGCAGGAGATCGCCGACGTCGTGGAGACGCGGCTGCTCGTCGAGGAGCACGCCGCCAGAAAGGCCGTGCCCGCGCCGCCCGGCCTCATCGAGCGCCTGGAGCTGCTGCTCGCCCGGCAGAAGGAGCAGGCCGCCGCCGGGGACTTCGCCGCGGCCTCCGTCACCGACCGCTGCTTCCACGCCGAGATCGTCCGCAGCGGCGGCAACGAGATCCTCTCCCGCCTCTACGACCAGCTCCGCGACCGCCAGCTGCGCATGGGCGTCGCCGTGATGCACTCCCACCCCGACCGCATCGCCAAGACCCTCGCCGAGCACGAGGAGATCCTCCGTGCGCTGCGCTCCGGGGACGCGGAGGCGGCCGTCGAGGTGGTCCACCGGCACGTCGGCTGGTTCTCCCACCTGGCCCGGGGTGAGGTGCGATGAGCGGCACGGGCGCGGCCGCCGGCACCCTGCCCGGCGATCCCCCGGGCGGACGGCGCGCGCTGGCCGTGTGGGGGATCGGCGTCTCGGTCTACTTCGTCGCCGTCATCTTCCGCACGTCCCTGGGCGTGGCCGGCCTCGACGCCGCCGACCGCTTCGACGTGGGCGCCTCCGCCCTGTCCACCTTCTCCATCCTCCAGCTGCTGGTCTACGCGGGCATGCAGATACCCGTCGGACTGCTGGTCGACCGGCTCGGCACCAAGAAGGTGCTGGGCATCGGCGCCGTGCTGTTCACGGCGGGGCAGCTCGGGTTCGCCTTCTCCCCGTCGTACGGCATGGCGCTCGCCTCGCGGGCGCTGCTCGGCTGCGGGGACGCGATGACGTTCATCAGCGTGCTGCGGCTGGGCACGCGGTGGTTCCCGGCCCGGCGCGGCCCGCTGGTCGCGCAGATGGCGGGGCTGGTCGGCATGGCGGGCAACCTCGTCTCCACGCTGGTCCTGGCCCGGCTGCTGCACGGCATCGGCTGGACGGCGGCGTTCGCGGGCAGCGCGCTCGCCGGTGCCGTGGTGTTCGTGCTGCTGGTGCTGTTCCTGAAGGACCACCCCGAGGGCCACGAGCCGGAGCCCGTCCCGCACCAGGGCGCCGCCTACGTACGGCGCCAGATCGCCGCCTCCTGGCGGGAGCCGGGGACGCGGCTGGGCCTGTGGGTGCACTTCACCACCCAGTTCCCGGCGATGGTGTTCCTGCTGCTGTGGGGGATGCCGTTCCTGGTGGAGGCGCAGGGCCTGTCCCGGGCGGTCGCCGGTGAGCTGCTCACCCTCGTGGTGCTGTCCAACATGGCCGTCGGGCTCGTCTACGGCCAGATCATCGCCCGGCACCACGGGGCGCGGCTGCCGCTGGCGCTCGGGACGGTGGGCGCGACGGCGTCGCTGTGGGCCGTGACCCTGGCCTACCCGGCGGACACGGTGCCGATGTGGCTGCTGGTGGTGCTGTGCACGGTGCTGGGGGCCTGCGGACCGGCCTCGATGATCGGCTTCGACTTCGCCCGTCCGGCGAACCCGCCGGAGCGGCAGGGCACGGCGTCCGGGATCACGAACATGGGCGGCTTCGTCGCCTCCATGACCACCCTGTTCGCGATCGGCGTGCTGCTGGACGCCACCGGGGAGGACTACACCGTCGCCTTCTCGGCCGTGTTCGTGCTCCAGGCGCTGGGCGTCACGCAGATCCTGCGGCTGCGCAGGCGGGCGGCGCGCAGGGAGCGGGAGCGGCTCGTCGCCAGCCGGGTGGAGACGGTGCACGTGCC includes:
- a CDS encoding D-alanyl-D-alanine carboxypeptidase, with the translated sequence MKIDIQGVRLRRAVGAAMTTGAVLASGALYAAPAQAAAAPTIVAKGGYVMNNANGTSLYTKAADTRRSTGSTTKIMTAKVVLAQKNLNLDAKVTIQMAYSDYIVRNNASSARLIVGDKVTVRQLLYGLMLPSGCDAAYALADKFGTGTTRAARVKSFIGKMNAEAQKMGLKNTHFDSFDGIGNGSNYSTPRDLTKIASSAMKNSTFRTIVKTKKYTAKTITKTGSTRTMAPWNNTNTLLSNYSGTIGVKTGSGPEAKYCLVFAATRNGKTVIGTVLASSSATQRETDAKKLLGYGFGKI
- a CDS encoding GntR family transcriptional regulator — protein: MTVASVKQPPAADRVYTHVKQSVLDRRYEGGTLLTEGELAEAVGVSRTPVREALLRLEAEGLIKLYPKKGALVLPVSAQEIADVVETRLLVEEHAARKAVPAPPGLIERLELLLARQKEQAAAGDFAAASVTDRCFHAEIVRSGGNEILSRLYDQLRDRQLRMGVAVMHSHPDRIAKTLAEHEEILRALRSGDAEAAVEVVHRHVGWFSHLARGEVR
- a CDS encoding MFS transporter, whose product is MSGTGAAAGTLPGDPPGGRRALAVWGIGVSVYFVAVIFRTSLGVAGLDAADRFDVGASALSTFSILQLLVYAGMQIPVGLLVDRLGTKKVLGIGAVLFTAGQLGFAFSPSYGMALASRALLGCGDAMTFISVLRLGTRWFPARRGPLVAQMAGLVGMAGNLVSTLVLARLLHGIGWTAAFAGSALAGAVVFVLLVLFLKDHPEGHEPEPVPHQGAAYVRRQIAASWREPGTRLGLWVHFTTQFPAMVFLLLWGMPFLVEAQGLSRAVAGELLTLVVLSNMAVGLVYGQIIARHHGARLPLALGTVGATASLWAVTLAYPADTVPMWLLVVLCTVLGACGPASMIGFDFARPANPPERQGTASGITNMGGFVASMTTLFAIGVLLDATGEDYTVAFSAVFVLQALGVTQILRLRRRAARRERERLVASRVETVHVPV